One genomic region from Saccharomyces cerevisiae S288C chromosome XI, complete sequence encodes:
- the ZRT3 gene encoding Zn(2+) transporter ZRT3 (Vacuolar membrane zinc transporter; transports zinc from storage in vacuole to cytoplasm when needed; transcription induced under conditions of zinc deficiency; targeted to vacuole via AP-3 pathway): MEKIPRWLLFSLISSVLCILGALCVPLLSVAFDSKRNSQSKLVNYGLSLSAGSMITTSLYMLLPRIEKSNRFKVFPGLLLGICLSFFLNYLVHAFASESLVHCADSGDHATGSHIHSKSHSHSHSHSHADSHSNFSNDHDLENAPSEHGYATSSSSVSENDPLITKDSDRPQMKKKMSLIDLLTRRKSEGECCDLNKCTPLLQSEQPEYIACVPPVIKSSQSERNVPHGCEGSEDNGQSDDKDHRGLVCVENNIGYDLENLSLYRKNFLSSRHHHSSESPENYGSNQLSHSFSSPLGNDVTENPAALADTQYHPENGSLYPHHHHLETPFSKLLSIGMQTCLVLALHKFPEGFIIFYTNRSDSSKSLGFSIFLSLTIHNFVEGFAMTLPFYTVFESKWVAILITAVLGGGSQPLGALIGYFIFKGSTPRDHEPNMDFLLSVTAGFLLVIGLQMFQTGIGFSDGHHHHQGEGDEEMKQSHSSGTTCLKWCCTGVLLILASALFT; this comes from the coding sequence TCTTTCTCTAAGTGCCGGATCTATGATCACTACTTCACTATACATGCTATTGCCTCGGATCGAAAAATCAAACCGGTTCAAGGTTTTTCCTGGATTGCTTTTGGGTATTTGCCtcagttttttcttaaacTACCTAGTCCACGCTTTCGCCAGCGAATCGTTGGTACACTGTGCTGATAGCGGTGACCATGCTACAGGTTCACATATACACTCCAAATCACATTCGCATTCGCACTCACACTCACATGCGGATTCGCATTCGAATTTTAGCAACGATCATGATTTAGAAAATGCTCCCTCTGAGCATGGTTATGCAACATCTTCTTCCAGTGTTTCTGAAAATGACCCGTTGATTACAAAGGATAGCGATAGACcccaaatgaaaaagaaaatgtcCCTAATTGACTTATTAACCAGAAGGAAATCAGAAGGCGAGTGTTGTGACCTAAACAAGTGCACTCCGCTCTTGCAATCAGAGCAGCCAGAATATATTGCATGTGTCCCACCAGTGATAAAGTCTTCTCAAAGTGAAAGAAACGTGCCACATGGATGCGAGGGATCAGAAGATAATGGACAATCCGATGACAAGGATCATCGTGGCCTTGTATGCGTGGAAAATAATATCGGTTACGATCTTGAAAACCTATCGTTGTACCGtaagaattttctttcgaGCCGCCATCATCATTCCTCTGAATCGCCCGAAAATTATGGTTCCAACCAGTTGTCGCACTCTTTTTCGTCACCTTTGGGAAATGATGTAACTGAGAATCCGGCCGCATTGGCAGACACACAATACCATCCCGAAAATGGTTCATTATACCCCCACCATCATCACTTAGAGACccctttttccaaattacTGTCTATTGGTATGCAAACTTGTCTAGTCCTTGCATTACACAAATTTCCCGAAGggtttattattttttacaCTAACAGGTCAGATTCGTCAAAGTCCTTGggattttccatttttttaagtTTGACGATCCATAATTTTGTCGAAGGATTTGCAATGACGTTACCATTCTACACTGTTTTCGAATCTAAATGGGTTGCCATTTTGATTACTGCCGTTCTCGGTGGTGGATCTCAACCATTAGGTGCATTGATAGGTTATTTCATCTTTAAAGGTAGTACTCCAAGGGATCACGAACCCAACATGGATTTTTTACTGAGCGTTACTGCAGGGTTCCTATTAGTAATTGGTTTACAAATGTTCCAAACTGGTATCGGATTTAGCGATGgacatcatcatcatcaaggagaaggtgatgaagaaatgaaacAGTCCCATAGCTCAGGCACAACTTGCTTGAAATGGTGCTGCACTGGCGTTTTGCTAATTCTAGCGAGTGCCCTTTTCACTTGA
- the TPO5 gene encoding Tpo5p (Protein involved in excretion of putrescine and spermidine; putative polyamine transporter in the Golgi or post-Golgi vesicles) — translation MPEYTLLADNIRENIVHFDPNGLFDNLHTIVHEDDSQENEEAEHFNYDQVLDKSLLSRGSIVGLGLGLMSPVLGMCTSMAIGLINGGPLTIMLGFLISGVCIWFSSLSLGEIVSKFPMELHVGSAMLAPEKLKLVCSWYTGWLMLIGNWTMSTSITFAGAQLTISLILMTNSNLISEAHLIFYTVIVFYLVVTVVGLVNLKFARFIETINKVCVYWIIYAIIFIDILLLVFHKGKFRSLKYALFHFDNNLSGYKSAFLSFIIGFQQSNFTLQGFSMLPALADEVKVPEKDIPRGMSNAVLLSAFSGVIFLIPIMLILPDNDLLFTNHKVLPIVNIFTKSTDSVVLSFFLVLLILGNLLFSGIGSITTSSRAVYSFSRDQAIPYYDKWTYVEPDSQSKVPKNSVVLSMIISYFLGLLALISTAAFNAFIGAAVLCLCSATFIPLVLVLFTRRRAIRSAPVKIRYKFGWFINIVSIVWLLLSMVSVCLPTQVPVTFKTMNYALMVYVFCILVITGLYFKWGKYNFRLPLADDIKAPIPSDAEETVFELEDSNVEHTLNSGTTVKESVENNSEEGFIKVHPKSSTENPFEENEENVITDYGDEHHTAEQEFDLADDRRYDI, via the coding sequence atgccAGAGTATACGCTACTGGCTGATAATATAAGGGAGAATATCGTTCATTTCGATCCGAATGGTTTGTTTGATAACTTGCACACCATTGTTCATGAAGATGACAGTCAAGAGAACGAGGAGGCCGAGCATTTCAATTATGATCAGGTGTTGGATAAATCGTTATTGTCAAGAGGTTCTATTGTCGGTCTCGGTTTAGGACTAATGAGTCCCGTTTTAGGAATGTGCACTAGTATGGCCATTGGGCTAATTAATGGTGGTCCGTTAACTATAATGCTAGGTTTTTTAATCAGTGGAGTGTGTATATGGTTTTCGTCGCTTTCTCTTGGTGAGattgtttcaaaatttccGATGGAACTGCATGTTGGGAGTGCCATGTTGGCCCCggagaaattgaaattagTATGTTCGTGGTACACTGGCTGGTTAATGCTCATAGGGAATTGGACTATGAGTACCAGTATTACTTTTGCAGGCGCTCAACTTAccatttctttgattctGATGACGAACTCCAACCTAATATCCGAGGCACACTTGATTTTTTACACAGTCATTGTATTTTACTTAGTTGTGACTGTTGTAGGCCTCgtgaatttgaaatttgcAAGATTTATTGAAACAATAAACAAAGTCTGTGTTTATTGGATCATATATGCCATTATATTTATTGATATTCTTCTACTAGTATTCCACAAAGGTAAATTTCGATCTTTGAAGTACGCGCTATTTCACTTTGATAATAATCTATCAGGGTATAAAAGCGCATTTCTTTCCTTCATCATTGGATTCCAACAGTCTAATTTCACGTTACAAGGTTTCAGTATGTTACCTGCTTTAGCTGACGAAGTCAAAGTTCCTGAGAAGGATATTCCACGTGGTATGTCGAATGCGGTATTGTTATCCGCGTTCTCTGGAgtcatttttcttatacCAATAATGTTAATCCTGCCAGATAATGATTTGCTTTTTACCAATCATAAGGTTCTACCAATAGTGAacatttttacaaaatcGACTGATTCGGTGgtcttgtctttttttttagtgcTCCTAATTTTAGGAAACTTACTGTTTTCCGGAATTGGCTCGATTACTACATCTTCTCGTGCGGTATATAGTTTTAGTCGTGACCAGGCTATACCATACTACGATAAATGGACCTACGTCGAACCGGATTCTCAGTCAAAAGTCCCCAAGAATTCTGTTGTATTGAGTATGATAATATCATACTTTTTAGGTCTGCTAGCTTTGATTTCAACGGCCGCATTTAATGCTTTTATAGGCGCTGCAGTGCTCTGTCTTTGTTCTGCGACTTTCATTCCGTTAGTCTTGGTGCTGTTTACGAGAAGAAGAGCTATCCGAAGCGCGCCAGTAAAAATCAGGTATAAGTTTGGTTGGTTCATCAACATTGTTTCTATTGTGTGGCTCTTGTTATCTATGGTTTCTGTTTGCCTACCAACGCAAGTGCCTGTAACTTTCAAAACAATGAATTATGCTTTAATGGTGTACGTATTCTGCATTTTAGTTATCACTGGTCTTTATTTCAAATGGGGGAAGTATAATTTTAGATTACCCTTGGCAGATGACATCAAGGCTCCAATTCCCAGTGATGCGGAAGAAACTGTTTTTGAACTAGAGGATAGCAATGTTGAACATACTCTAAACTCGGGAACCACAGTGAAAGAGTCTGTAGAAAATAATTCTGAAGAAGGTTTCATCAAGGTGCATCCTAAAAGTAGTACAGAAAATCCCTTTGAGGAAAATGAGGAAAACGTGATAACCGATTATGGTGATGAGCACCATACAGCAGAACAAGAATTTGATCTTGCCGATGATCGTAGATATGATATATGA